A region from the Salifodinibacter halophilus genome encodes:
- the murF gene encoding UDP-N-acetylmuramoyl-tripeptide--D-alanyl-D-alanine ligase, whose protein sequence is MSHRLSDLAAAIDARRVGADAEFLGAAIDSRAVVPGHLFFALAGEHTDGHCFVEAAVRAGAAAVVVSAPQPIEAPQLVVDDPVTALRATGAFVRHRFAGVVIGVTGSNGKTTVKQMLGAVMAEAGSVHASSGNLNNELGVPMTLAGLADQASAVIEMAAGGPGDIAELARIVEPDVALVTNAGRAHLERFGTVDAVATTKSAIYEHLGAEGVAVINLDDAYARFWSEQAGSRRVVTFALEADGADITAHDVITADDGQSTHFQLQTPMNAVQINIPLAGRHNVRNALAAAAAAHARGVTPQQIAGGLAAVQGEAGRLRHLVGGVGGAEVVDDSYNANPESLTSALDWLAARSAPRWLVLGDMAELGAEAGDMHAEAGEMAARAGVDHLWTVGELSRRANAAFTGEAAHYDDLNALIAALRVALEDVAQPPTILVKGSRSAGMERVVAAIGPAGVQEASPC, encoded by the coding sequence ATGAGTCATCGTTTGTCCGATCTCGCAGCCGCAATCGATGCACGCCGTGTCGGTGCCGATGCCGAATTTCTTGGCGCGGCGATCGACAGCCGTGCCGTTGTGCCTGGTCATTTGTTTTTCGCATTAGCTGGCGAACACACCGATGGCCACTGCTTTGTCGAGGCTGCCGTGCGAGCTGGAGCCGCCGCGGTGGTGGTATCGGCACCGCAGCCCATCGAAGCACCGCAATTGGTGGTCGACGACCCCGTCACCGCGCTGCGTGCGACTGGCGCCTTCGTTCGGCATCGATTTGCGGGTGTGGTCATTGGCGTCACGGGCAGTAACGGCAAAACCACGGTCAAGCAGATGCTCGGCGCGGTCATGGCTGAAGCCGGCAGCGTTCATGCATCGAGCGGCAACCTAAACAACGAATTGGGCGTGCCGATGACGTTAGCCGGCCTGGCTGACCAAGCCAGCGCGGTTATTGAGATGGCCGCCGGCGGCCCGGGGGATATCGCCGAACTCGCCCGTATCGTGGAACCCGATGTGGCATTGGTGACCAACGCCGGCCGCGCCCATCTAGAACGCTTCGGCACGGTCGACGCTGTAGCGACGACCAAGTCAGCGATTTATGAACACCTGGGCGCCGAAGGGGTGGCAGTCATCAACCTCGACGATGCCTATGCCCGGTTTTGGTCCGAACAAGCGGGCTCACGGCGCGTTGTCACTTTTGCGTTGGAGGCTGACGGCGCAGATATCACCGCGCATGACGTGATCACCGCAGACGATGGTCAGTCCACGCATTTCCAATTACAAACGCCGATGAACGCCGTACAAATCAATATACCACTCGCCGGCCGGCACAATGTTCGCAACGCACTGGCGGCTGCAGCCGCGGCCCATGCGCGCGGTGTGACACCGCAGCAGATCGCGGGTGGATTGGCGGCCGTGCAGGGTGAAGCGGGGCGACTCCGGCACCTTGTTGGTGGTGTCGGCGGCGCCGAGGTTGTCGACGATAGTTACAACGCTAATCCGGAATCATTAACCAGTGCCCTGGACTGGCTGGCAGCGCGAAGCGCGCCACGTTGGCTCGTGCTCGGTGATATGGCTGAGCTCGGCGCCGAGGCTGGCGACATGCATGCCGAGGCCGGCGAAATGGCCGCGCGCGCAGGGGTCGACCATCTCTGGACAGTTGGTGAGCTAAGTCGCCGGGCCAACGCCGCGTTCACCGGTGAGGCGGCCCACTATGATGATCTCAATGCGCTGATCGCGGCATTACGTGTCGCGCTCGAAGATGTTGCGCAGCCGCCAACGATTCTCGTCAAAGGATCGCGTAGTGCTGGCATGGAGCGCGTCGTGGCCGCCATTGGTCCGGCCGGCGTGCAGGAGGCTTCGCCATGTTGA